The following proteins come from a genomic window of Yinghuangia sp. ASG 101:
- the aroB gene encoding 3-dehydroquinate synthase: protein MSATSDDPVRITVGGDAEPYDVLVGTGLLGELTGMLGPKVRRVAVLHPEALSVAGEAVREDLAAQGYEAIAIQVPNAEEAKDVQVAAYCWSVLGQTGFTRSDAVVGIGGGATTDLAGFVAATWLRGVRWIAIPTTLLAMVDAAVGGKTGINTAEGKNLVGSFHPPAGVLADLATLETLPANDYISGLAEVVKAGFIADPVILDRIEADPAGARVVEGPHTAELIERAIRVKAEVVTADLKESGRREFLNYGHTLGHAIEKAERYKWRHGAAVSVGMVYAAELGRLAGRLDDATADRHRTILEALGLPLTYRGDAWPKLLDTMRIDKKSRADMLRFVVLDGLAKPAILEAPDPAMLAAAYGEVARS, encoded by the coding sequence ATGAGCGCAACCAGCGACGACCCCGTCCGGATCACCGTGGGCGGCGACGCCGAGCCCTACGACGTACTGGTCGGCACCGGCCTGCTCGGTGAGCTGACCGGCATGCTGGGCCCGAAGGTCCGCCGCGTCGCGGTGCTGCACCCCGAGGCGCTGAGCGTCGCGGGCGAGGCGGTACGCGAGGACCTTGCCGCGCAGGGGTACGAGGCCATCGCGATCCAGGTGCCCAACGCCGAGGAGGCCAAGGACGTCCAGGTCGCCGCGTACTGCTGGTCGGTGCTCGGCCAGACCGGGTTCACCCGCTCCGACGCGGTCGTCGGCATCGGCGGCGGCGCGACCACGGACCTCGCGGGCTTCGTCGCCGCGACGTGGCTGCGGGGTGTGCGCTGGATCGCGATCCCCACGACCCTGCTGGCGATGGTCGACGCGGCGGTGGGCGGCAAGACGGGGATCAACACCGCCGAGGGCAAGAACCTCGTCGGCTCGTTCCACCCGCCGGCCGGGGTGCTGGCCGACCTGGCGACGCTGGAGACGCTGCCGGCCAACGACTACATCAGCGGCCTCGCCGAGGTGGTCAAGGCCGGATTCATCGCCGACCCGGTCATCCTCGACCGGATCGAGGCCGACCCGGCCGGGGCGCGCGTCGTCGAGGGCCCACACACCGCCGAGCTGATCGAGCGCGCGATCCGCGTGAAGGCCGAGGTCGTGACCGCCGACCTCAAGGAGTCGGGCCGCCGCGAATTCCTCAACTACGGCCACACGCTCGGCCACGCCATCGAGAAGGCCGAGCGCTACAAGTGGCGGCACGGTGCCGCGGTCAGCGTCGGCATGGTGTACGCCGCCGAACTCGGGCGCCTCGCCGGGCGGTTGGACGACGCGACCGCCGACCGCCACCGGACGATCCTGGAAGCCCTCGGCCTGCCGCTCACCTACCGGGGCGACGCGTGGCCGAAGCTCCTCGACACCATGCGGATCGACAAGAAGTCGCGCGCCGACATGCTGCGCTTCGTCGTCCTGGACGGGCTGGCGAAGCCCGCGATCCTCGAAGCCCCCGACCCGGCCATGCTGGCGGCGGCCTACGGCGAGGTGGCGCGCTCGTGA
- a CDS encoding shikimate kinase, protein METPTTGPAVVLVGPPGAGKTTVGLLLAARTGTEFRDTDADVEKAAGKPIPDIFVDDGEPHFRELEHRAVAAALADHDGILALGGGAVMAAETRKLLVGHPVAFLDVELADAVRRVGLDAPRPLLIGNPRARWRELMEQRRPLYEEVATVVVPTAGRTPEQVADELLAALARPGRAVAPDTGDEDDVTKDQER, encoded by the coding sequence ATGGAGACACCGACCACAGGGCCCGCGGTCGTCCTCGTCGGTCCGCCCGGGGCCGGCAAGACGACGGTCGGCCTGCTGCTGGCGGCCCGCACCGGCACGGAGTTCCGGGACACCGACGCCGACGTCGAGAAGGCCGCGGGCAAACCGATCCCGGACATCTTCGTCGACGACGGCGAACCGCACTTCCGCGAGCTGGAGCACCGCGCGGTGGCCGCCGCCCTCGCCGACCACGACGGCATCCTCGCCCTCGGCGGCGGCGCCGTGATGGCCGCCGAGACGCGCAAGCTGCTGGTTGGCCACCCCGTCGCCTTCCTCGACGTCGAACTCGCGGACGCCGTACGCCGGGTCGGCCTCGACGCGCCGCGCCCCCTGCTGATCGGCAATCCGCGCGCCCGCTGGCGGGAGCTGATGGAGCAGCGCCGACCGTTGTACGAAGAGGTCGCGACCGTGGTGGTCCCGACCGCCGGGCGCACGCCGGAGCAGGTCGCCGACGAACTGCTGGCGGCGCTCGCGCGTCCCGGCCGGGCGGTTGCCCCCGACACCGGCGACGAAGACGACGTGACCAAGGACCAGGAGCGATGA
- the aroC gene encoding chorismate synthase: MGNLRWLTAGESHGPALVATLEGLPAGVPVTTDTVADALARRRLGYGRGARMKFERDEVTFLGGVRHGRTLGSPVAVMVGNTEWPKWETVMAADPVDPDVLAGIARNAPLTRPRPGHADLAGMQKYGFDEARPILERASARETAARVALGSVAASFLAEAAGIRIVSHVVEFGAAKAPSGVVPVPEDTARLDADPVRCLDPEAGAAMVAEVDAAHEAGDTLGGVVEVLAYGLPPGLGSHVHWDRRLDARLAAALMGIQAIKGVELGDGFDLARVRGSQAHDEIVRTPEGARRTSGRSGGTEGGMSTGEVLRVRAAMKPIATVPRALATFDVRTGEAAQAHHQRSDVAAVPAAGIVAEAMVALVLADAVVEKFGGDSVAETRRNVTGYLDTLAIK, translated from the coding sequence TTGGGCAACTTGCGCTGGCTGACCGCGGGCGAATCGCACGGGCCCGCCCTGGTCGCGACTCTTGAGGGCCTTCCCGCCGGAGTGCCGGTCACCACCGACACGGTCGCCGACGCACTCGCCCGGCGACGGCTCGGCTACGGCCGCGGCGCCCGGATGAAGTTCGAACGCGACGAGGTGACCTTCCTCGGCGGCGTGCGGCACGGCCGCACCCTGGGCAGCCCCGTGGCGGTCATGGTCGGCAACACCGAATGGCCCAAGTGGGAGACGGTCATGGCGGCCGACCCCGTCGACCCCGACGTGCTGGCGGGCATCGCGCGCAACGCGCCCCTGACGCGTCCGCGGCCCGGCCACGCCGACCTCGCGGGCATGCAGAAGTACGGCTTCGACGAGGCCCGGCCGATCCTGGAGCGGGCCAGCGCCCGCGAGACCGCCGCCCGGGTCGCGCTCGGCTCGGTGGCGGCGTCGTTCCTCGCCGAGGCCGCCGGGATCCGGATCGTCAGCCACGTCGTGGAGTTCGGCGCGGCCAAGGCCCCCAGCGGCGTCGTCCCGGTCCCGGAGGACACCGCCCGGCTCGACGCCGACCCGGTGCGCTGCCTGGACCCGGAGGCCGGCGCCGCGATGGTCGCCGAGGTCGACGCCGCCCACGAGGCCGGTGACACCCTCGGCGGCGTCGTCGAGGTGCTGGCGTACGGCCTGCCGCCGGGGCTCGGCAGCCACGTGCACTGGGACCGTCGCCTGGACGCCCGGCTCGCCGCCGCCCTCATGGGCATTCAGGCGATCAAGGGCGTCGAGTTGGGCGACGGATTCGACCTGGCCCGGGTGCGTGGTTCGCAGGCGCACGACGAGATCGTCCGGACCCCGGAGGGCGCCCGGCGCACCTCGGGGCGTTCCGGCGGCACCGAAGGCGGCATGTCGACCGGCGAGGTGCTGCGCGTCCGGGCCGCGATGAAGCCGATCGCGACCGTGCCGCGCGCCCTGGCGACGTTCGACGTCCGCACCGGGGAAGCCGCCCAGGCGCACCACCAGCGGTCCGACGTCGCGGCGGTCCCGGCCGCGGGCATCGTCGCGGAGGCCATGGTCGCGCTGGTGCTGGCCGACGCCGTGGTGGAGAAGTTCGGCGGCGACTCGGTGGCCGAGACGCGGCGCAACGTGACCGGCTACCTCGACACCCTGGCGATCAAGTAG
- a CDS encoding DUF523 domain-containing protein, with protein MPRVEQVPRVHKVLVSRCLLGHRVRYDGGVQPAEDILARWAAEGRVVPVCPEVEGGLPTPRPRAEIPGGQGADVLDGSARVRTRDGDDVTAPYLEGARLCLDLAARHGIRIAVMKARSPSCGNHETYDGTFTATRVTGEGVAAAALRRAGVRVFNEDELDAAQAALAELDTTSDHT; from the coding sequence GTGCCCAGGGTCGAGCAGGTTCCCCGTGTCCACAAGGTTCTGGTCAGCCGCTGTCTCCTGGGACACCGTGTCCGCTACGACGGCGGTGTCCAACCCGCCGAGGACATCCTGGCCCGGTGGGCGGCGGAAGGCCGCGTGGTGCCGGTGTGCCCGGAGGTCGAAGGCGGTCTGCCGACCCCGCGCCCGAGGGCCGAGATCCCCGGCGGCCAAGGTGCGGACGTCCTGGACGGCTCCGCCCGCGTCCGCACCCGCGACGGCGACGACGTCACCGCCCCATACCTCGAAGGCGCCCGCCTCTGCCTCGACCTGGCCGCGCGCCACGGCATCCGCATCGCGGTCATGAAGGCCCGCAGCCCGTCGTGCGGCAACCACGAGACCTACGACGGCACCTTCACCGCGACGCGCGTCACCGGCGAGGGCGTCGCGGCGGCGGCACTGCGGCGGGCCGGTGTCCGCGTCTTCAACGAGGACGAACTCGACGCCGCACAAGCCGCGTTGGCCGAACTGGACACCACCTCCGACCACACCTGA
- a CDS encoding prepilin peptidase → MFAIPPGLGLLVGCGMGLFVRSAVFHHAVPAGSPPRRECPACGRLLLPYGTLVPRPLSASGRCPSCRGRIGPPPGLPEALTAAAVAVTVPVATPAWTAPLWCWLAVFGTALALVDLTVHRLPDALTFPAAGGLVVMLAGIAAVEGRPGAFLRALLAAAILGAVHLALGLTGRIGMGDAKLAVVLGLVLGWSGGRHILVAELATLLLAGTHASALLATGRAQPHDTFAFGPFILAGTALTIAIGGPGSTHR, encoded by the coding sequence GTGTTCGCCATCCCACCCGGCCTGGGGCTGCTCGTCGGTTGCGGGATGGGCCTGTTCGTACGGTCCGCCGTGTTCCACCACGCGGTGCCCGCGGGCAGCCCACCCCGCCGGGAGTGCCCCGCCTGCGGCCGTCTCCTCCTGCCGTACGGAACGCTCGTGCCACGGCCGCTGTCGGCGTCGGGGCGTTGCCCGTCCTGCCGTGGCCGGATCGGGCCGCCGCCGGGGCTGCCCGAGGCACTGACGGCCGCCGCGGTCGCCGTCACCGTGCCGGTTGCGACGCCCGCCTGGACGGCGCCGCTATGGTGCTGGCTCGCCGTGTTCGGCACCGCGCTCGCGCTCGTCGACCTCACGGTCCACCGGCTGCCCGACGCGTTGACCTTCCCCGCCGCCGGAGGCCTGGTGGTCATGCTCGCGGGCATCGCGGCCGTCGAGGGCCGCCCCGGCGCCTTCCTGCGGGCCCTGCTCGCCGCGGCGATACTCGGCGCCGTCCACCTGGCGCTCGGCCTGACGGGCCGGATAGGCATGGGCGACGCCAAACTCGCCGTCGTCCTGGGCCTCGTCCTCGGATGGTCGGGCGGGCGGCACATCCTGGTCGCCGAGCTCGCCACTCTCCTCCTCGCCGGCACCCACGCGTCCGCCCTCCTCGCCACCGGCCGCGCACAACCCCACGACACCTTCGCCTTCGGCCCGTTCATACTCGCCGGAACAGCCCTCACCATTGCCATCGGCGGCCCCGGGAGCACCCACCGTTAG
- a CDS encoding shikimate dehydrogenase: protein MDDHRRAAVLGSPIAHSLSPVLHRAAYAALGLDAWSYDAFDVDETGLAAFVGGLDASWAGLSLTMPLKRAILPLLDEVSATARDVDAVNTVVFGADGRRGGDNTDVPGLVAALRERGVTRVDSAAVFGAGATATSALAALREVCDGPVRAYVRGAVRAQEMFEAGERLGVEIQIRPWEDARKGFGYPLVISTTPKGATDHLAPQVPASPGVLFDVVYDPWPTRLAAAWPGTVVGGLDLLVHQAVLQVEAMTGRPGPLAEMREAGEKALAARGDARDALG from the coding sequence GTGGACGACCATCGCCGGGCGGCCGTGCTCGGCTCGCCGATCGCCCACTCGCTGTCCCCGGTCCTGCACCGGGCGGCGTACGCGGCGCTCGGGCTCGACGCGTGGAGCTACGACGCGTTCGACGTCGACGAGACTGGGCTCGCGGCGTTCGTCGGGGGATTGGACGCGTCGTGGGCGGGCCTCTCGCTGACCATGCCGCTCAAGCGCGCGATCCTGCCGCTGCTCGACGAGGTCTCGGCGACCGCCCGCGACGTCGACGCCGTCAACACCGTGGTGTTCGGCGCCGACGGCCGACGCGGCGGCGACAACACCGATGTCCCGGGCCTCGTCGCGGCGTTGCGCGAACGCGGGGTCACGCGCGTCGATTCCGCCGCGGTCTTCGGGGCGGGTGCCACCGCGACCTCCGCGCTGGCCGCCCTGCGCGAGGTCTGCGACGGCCCGGTGCGCGCCTACGTGCGCGGCGCGGTGCGGGCCCAGGAGATGTTCGAGGCGGGGGAACGCCTCGGCGTCGAGATCCAGATCCGCCCGTGGGAAGACGCCCGCAAAGGCTTCGGCTACCCCCTCGTGATCTCCACGACCCCCAAGGGCGCCACCGACCACTTGGCCCCACAGGTGCCGGCGTCGCCGGGTGTGCTCTTCGACGTGGTCTACGACCCCTGGCCGACCCGACTCGCCGCGGCGTGGCCGGGGACCGTGGTCGGCGGCCTGGACCTGCTGGTCCACCAGGCGGTCCTCCAGGTCGAGGCGATGACCGGCCGCCCGGGACCGCTCGCGGAGATGCGCGAGGCGGGGGAGAAGGCGCTCGCGGCGCGGGGGGACGCGCGGGACGCGTTGGGGTGA
- the mltG gene encoding endolytic transglycosylase MltG — MSDLGLTMDTEPRSRRRGKSGGSRGRRKDKRGRSGCAVFIAFSIVIALVATGGWYAYGFIKDRFGPPPDYSGAGSDGSSVVVIVKPGWVASQIGNELKRAQIVKSVDAFTKVYTADKLQRNIEAAAYVMKKHMSAKSAFEYMVNKENKETATIPEGYRATKVYTALAEKMQIDPKEFETAAKDPSIGLPAWANGQIEGFLFPTQYPVAPGMKPVDVLRDMVTTANNKFVKFDLENRARAVGKTPYEVLIIASMVQAEAKQAADFGKISRVIYNRLESKPPMNLGFDSTVNYGLDRNNIVVTNADTKKDHPWNTYLHPGLPETPINNPGEDALEAALDPTPGDMLYFVTVNLETGETKYAKTAAEHEKNKEEFEAYMEDQKKKNGG; from the coding sequence ATGAGTGACCTCGGACTGACGATGGATACCGAGCCGCGTAGTCGGCGCCGGGGCAAAAGCGGAGGATCGCGCGGCAGGCGCAAGGACAAACGCGGTCGCAGCGGCTGCGCGGTCTTCATCGCCTTCTCGATCGTCATCGCACTGGTCGCCACCGGCGGCTGGTACGCGTACGGCTTCATCAAGGACCGATTCGGCCCGCCCCCGGACTACTCCGGCGCCGGCTCCGACGGCAGCTCGGTCGTGGTCATCGTCAAGCCCGGGTGGGTCGCGTCGCAGATCGGCAACGAGCTGAAGCGCGCCCAGATCGTCAAGAGCGTCGACGCCTTCACGAAGGTCTACACCGCCGACAAGCTGCAGCGGAACATCGAGGCCGCCGCGTATGTCATGAAGAAGCACATGTCGGCGAAGTCGGCTTTCGAGTACATGGTCAACAAGGAGAACAAAGAGACCGCGACCATCCCCGAGGGCTACCGTGCCACCAAGGTCTACACGGCCCTGGCCGAGAAGATGCAGATTGACCCCAAGGAGTTCGAGACGGCGGCGAAGGACCCGTCGATCGGGCTGCCGGCCTGGGCCAACGGCCAGATCGAGGGCTTCCTCTTCCCGACGCAGTATCCGGTCGCGCCCGGTATGAAGCCCGTGGACGTGCTGCGCGACATGGTGACCACCGCCAACAACAAGTTCGTGAAGTTCGACCTGGAGAACCGCGCCCGCGCCGTCGGCAAGACGCCGTACGAGGTCCTCATCATCGCGAGCATGGTCCAGGCCGAGGCCAAGCAGGCGGCGGACTTCGGGAAGATCTCGCGCGTCATCTACAACCGCCTCGAATCCAAGCCGCCGATGAACCTCGGCTTCGACTCGACGGTCAACTACGGCCTCGACCGCAACAACATCGTCGTCACCAACGCCGACACCAAGAAAGACCACCCCTGGAACACCTATCTGCACCCGGGGCTGCCGGAGACACCCATCAACAATCCGGGTGAAGACGCCCTGGAGGCCGCACTCGACCCGACGCCGGGCGACATGCTCTACTTCGTCACCGTCAACCTGGAGACCGGCGAGACGAAGTACGCCAAGACGGCCGCCGAGCACGAGAAGAACAAAGAGGAGTTCGAGGCCTACATGGAAGACCAGAAAAAGAAGAACGGCGGCTGA
- the alaS gene encoding alanine--tRNA ligase, translating into MDSAEIRSRWLRFFEERGHTVVPSASLVADDPTLLLVNAGMVPFKPYFLGEVKPPFPRATSVQKCVRTLDIDEVGKTTRHGSFFQMCGNFSFGDYFKEQAISLAWELLTSPVADGGYGLPPEKLWITVYVDDDEAETIWREKIGVPAERIQRLGKADNFWSMGVPGPCGPCSEINYDRGPDYGEAGGPAVNGERYLEIWNLVFMQFVRGEGTGKDDYEIHGVLPAKSVDTGLGLERLACILQGVDNLYEIDTSRKILDRAAELTGHRYGADLKSDIALRVVADHIRTAVMLIGDGVVPGNEGRGYVLRRMMRRAIRNMRLLGADGPTVSALVDTTIDAMSPQYPELRTDAKRIDSIAVAEESRFLDKIVTGTSILDNEIGRTKAAGGATLSGSAAFALHDTHGFPIDLTLEMAAEQGLEVDEDGFRRLMAEQKKRAKEDARAKKQGHADVSAYREIADTSGATEFTGYLLDASETTVVGLLVDGVSAPAAHEGDDVEIVLDRTPFYAEGGGQLADTGRIRVEGGGVVEVRDVQQPVPGVSVHRGTVQVGEVTVGAAAHATIDTERRRAIARAHSATHLTHQALRDALGPTAAQAGSENAPGRFRFDFGAPSAVPGGVLTDVEQKINEVLARDLDVVAEVMSMDAARAQGATAMFGEKYGDEVRVVTIGDYSKELCGGTHVHNTAQLGLVKLLGESSIGAGVRRVEALVGVDAYRFLAREHTIVNQLTDVVKGRPEELPERVSSIVAKLREAEKEIDRMRAAQVLQASASLAEGASDVNGVALVARRVADGTPTDDLRKLALDVRGRLGTRPAAVTVVSVVNNKPMVVVATNDGARERGVKAGELVRTAAQALGGGGGGKDDVAQGGGANPAAVDDALAAVAGTVARKTA; encoded by the coding sequence GCGCGGACACACCGTCGTACCATCGGCTTCGCTGGTCGCCGACGACCCCACCCTGCTGCTCGTCAACGCCGGCATGGTGCCTTTCAAGCCGTACTTCCTCGGCGAGGTCAAGCCCCCGTTCCCCCGCGCCACGAGCGTCCAGAAGTGCGTGCGCACCCTCGACATCGACGAGGTCGGCAAGACCACCCGGCACGGCTCGTTCTTCCAGATGTGCGGCAACTTCTCCTTCGGCGACTACTTCAAAGAGCAAGCGATCTCGCTCGCCTGGGAGTTGCTGACCAGCCCGGTCGCCGACGGCGGCTACGGCCTGCCGCCCGAGAAGCTGTGGATCACCGTCTATGTCGACGACGACGAGGCGGAGACGATCTGGCGCGAAAAGATCGGCGTCCCCGCCGAACGCATCCAACGCCTCGGCAAGGCCGACAACTTCTGGTCGATGGGCGTGCCCGGCCCGTGCGGCCCGTGCTCGGAGATCAACTACGACCGCGGCCCCGACTACGGCGAGGCGGGCGGCCCCGCCGTCAACGGCGAGCGCTACCTGGAGATCTGGAACCTCGTCTTCATGCAGTTCGTGCGCGGCGAGGGCACCGGCAAGGACGACTACGAGATCCACGGCGTCCTCCCCGCCAAGAGCGTCGACACCGGCCTCGGCCTCGAACGCCTCGCGTGCATCCTGCAAGGCGTCGACAACCTCTACGAGATCGACACGTCGCGGAAGATCCTGGACCGCGCCGCCGAACTCACCGGCCACCGCTACGGCGCCGACCTCAAGTCCGACATCGCGCTGCGCGTCGTCGCGGACCACATCCGCACCGCCGTCATGCTCATCGGCGACGGCGTCGTACCCGGCAACGAGGGCCGCGGCTACGTGCTGCGCCGCATGATGCGGCGCGCGATCCGCAACATGCGCCTGCTCGGCGCCGACGGCCCGACCGTCAGCGCGCTGGTCGACACGACGATCGACGCGATGAGCCCGCAGTACCCCGAACTGCGCACCGACGCAAAGCGGATCGACTCGATCGCGGTCGCCGAGGAAAGCCGCTTCCTCGACAAGATCGTCACCGGCACCTCGATCCTCGACAACGAGATCGGCAGGACCAAGGCCGCGGGCGGCGCCACACTGTCCGGCAGCGCGGCCTTCGCCCTGCACGACACGCACGGCTTCCCGATCGACCTCACCCTCGAAATGGCCGCCGAGCAAGGCCTGGAGGTCGACGAGGACGGCTTCCGCCGCCTCATGGCCGAGCAGAAGAAGCGCGCGAAGGAGGACGCCCGCGCGAAGAAGCAGGGCCACGCCGACGTGTCGGCGTACCGCGAGATCGCCGACACCTCCGGTGCCACCGAGTTCACCGGCTACCTGCTCGACGCGAGCGAGACGACCGTCGTCGGCCTCCTCGTCGACGGCGTCTCCGCACCCGCCGCGCACGAGGGCGACGACGTCGAAATCGTGCTGGACCGCACGCCGTTCTACGCCGAAGGCGGCGGTCAGCTCGCCGACACCGGGCGCATCCGCGTCGAGGGCGGCGGCGTGGTCGAGGTCCGCGACGTCCAGCAGCCCGTCCCCGGCGTCAGCGTGCACCGCGGCACCGTGCAGGTCGGCGAGGTCACCGTCGGAGCCGCGGCACACGCGACCATCGACACCGAGCGCCGCCGGGCGATCGCCCGCGCGCACAGCGCCACGCACCTCACCCACCAGGCGCTCCGCGACGCTCTCGGCCCGACGGCCGCGCAGGCCGGCTCCGAGAACGCCCCCGGGCGCTTCCGGTTCGACTTCGGCGCCCCCTCGGCGGTGCCCGGCGGTGTGCTCACCGACGTCGAGCAGAAGATCAACGAGGTGCTGGCCCGCGATCTCGACGTGGTCGCGGAGGTCATGAGCATGGACGCGGCCCGCGCCCAGGGCGCCACCGCGATGTTCGGCGAGAAGTACGGCGACGAGGTCCGGGTCGTCACGATCGGCGACTACTCCAAGGAGCTGTGCGGAGGCACGCACGTCCACAACACCGCGCAGCTCGGACTCGTGAAGCTGCTCGGCGAATCGTCGATCGGTGCGGGCGTACGCCGCGTCGAGGCGCTTGTCGGCGTCGACGCGTACCGCTTCCTCGCCCGCGAGCACACGATCGTCAACCAGCTCACCGACGTCGTGAAGGGCCGTCCCGAGGAACTGCCCGAGCGGGTCTCGTCGATCGTCGCCAAGCTGCGCGAGGCCGAGAAGGAGATCGACCGGATGCGCGCGGCGCAGGTCCTCCAGGCCTCCGCGAGCCTGGCCGAGGGCGCGTCGGACGTCAACGGCGTCGCTCTCGTCGCGCGGCGGGTCGCCGACGGCACCCCGACCGACGACCTGCGCAAGCTCGCCCTCGACGTCCGCGGGCGGCTGGGCACGCGCCCGGCGGCCGTCACCGTCGTGTCCGTCGTGAACAACAAGCCCATGGTGGTCGTCGCGACCAACGACGGGGCACGCGAACGCGGCGTCAAGGCGGGCGAGTTGGTGCGCACCGCGGCACAGGCACTCGGGGGCGGCGGCGGAGGGAAGGACGACGTCGCACAAGGCGGCGGCGCCAACCCGGCGGCCGTGGACGACGCGCTGGCCGCGGTGGCCGGCACCGTCGCCCGGAAAACGGCCTGA